Proteins encoded by one window of Nasonia vitripennis strain AsymCx chromosome 5, Nvit_psr_1.1, whole genome shotgun sequence:
- the LOC100122802 gene encoding cryptochrome-1 isoform X5 gives MTGSQGNDIGCEISCRADIYQQPQKQLQQQHHQQQSQIQQPSPPLVNNDTKSDGLAIQGDGKKHTVHWFRKGLRLHDNPSLREGLAGASTFRCVFVLDPWFAGSANVSINKWRFLLQCLEDLDRSLHQLNSRLFVIRGQPADALPKLFREWGTTSLTFEEDPEPYGRVRDENITTLCKELGITVVQRVSHTLYKLDEIIEKNGGKPPLTYHQFQNVIARMDPPEYPAAAVTAACIGSAYTPLKDDHDDFFGVPTLEELGFDTEGLMAPVWVGGETEALARLERHLERKAWVASFGRPKMTPQSLLPSQTGLSPYLRFGCLSTRLFYYQLADLYKKIKKTIPPLSLHGQLLWREFFYCAATNNPNFDRMHGNPICVQIPWDKNVVALSKWANGQTGFPWIDAIMTQLREEGWIHQLARHAVACFLTRGDLWISWEEGMKVFDELLLDADWSINAGMWMWLSCSSFFQQFFHCYCPVRFGRKADPNGDYIRRYLPVLKNFPTRYIHEPWNAPLSVQRAAKCIIGQEYALPMVNHSKSSRINVERMKRVYQQLSKYRANGLLSIVPTTPSLPFDQQQQQQDDDKKQQQNSLNVDNSPNNDCPASHLHQQQLQQHVHQHQYH, from the exons ATGACGGGTAGCCAGGGCAACGACATCGGCTGCGAAATCAGCTGTCGAGCGGATATCTATCAGCAGCCTCAGAAGCAGCTCCAGCAGCAACATCATCAACAACAGTCCCAGATCCAACAACCATCGCCGCCACTGGTGAACAACGACACCAAAAGCGACGGACTCGCGATTCAGGGCGACGGCAAGAAACACACCGTCCACTGGTTCCGAAAAGGTCTCAGACTTCACGATAACCCTTCGCTCAGGGAGGGACTCGCTGGAGCGTCAACCTTCAGATGCGTCTTCGTGCTCGACCCTTGGTTCGCCGGTAGCGCCAATGTCAGCATTAATAAGTGGAG GTTTCTCCTCCAATGTCTGGAGGACCTCGACCGGTCGCTGCACCAGCTGAACTCGAGGCTCTTCGTGATCAGGGGTCAACCGGCTGACGCGCTGCCGAAGCTCTTCCGAGAATGGGGCACGACGTCGCTCACCTTCGAGGAGGATCCCGAGCCTTACGGCCGCGTCAGGGACGAGAACATCACGACCCTCTGCAAGGAGCTCGGCATTACCGTCGTCCAGAGGGTCTCCCACACCCTCTACAAGCTCGACGA AATAATCGAGAAGAACGGCGGCAAGCCCCCGCTGACGTACCATCAGTTCCAGAACGTGATAGCCCGAATGGACCCGCCCGAGTATCCAGCGGCAGCGGTCACGGCTGCCTGTATCGGCAGCGCTTACACACCCCTCAAGGACGACCACGATGACTTCTTCGGTGTTCCTACCCTCGAGGAGCTCG GTTTCGATACGGAGGGATTGATGGCACCGGTCTGGGTGGGCGGCGAGACCGAAGCTCTAGCCCGGCTGGAACGGCATCTCGAGCGTAAAGCTTGGGTCGCAAGCTTCGGCAGGCCGAAGATGACGCCCCAGTCGCTGCTACCCAGCCAGACTGGGCTCTCGCCGTATCTGCGGTTCGGATGCCTCAGCACGAGACTGTTCTACTACCAGCTCGCCGACTTGTATAAAAAG ATAAAGAAAACAATACCGCCACTATCGCTGCACGGACAGTTGCTCTGGCGCGAGTTTTTCTACTGCGCCGCGACGAATAATCCGAATTTCGATCGGATGCACGGCAACCCCATATGCGTGCAGATACCCTGGGACAAGAATGTTGTGGCTCTCTCCAAGTGGGCTAAC GGCCAGACGGGCTTTCCTTGGATCGATGCGATAATGACGCAGCTGAGGGAGGAGGGCTGGATCCACCAGTTGGCCAGGCACGCGGTCGCTTGTTTCCTCACCAGGGGCGATCTCTGGATCTCGTGGGAGGAGGGCATGAAG GTATTCGACGAGCTTCTGCTGGACGCCGACTGGTCGATAAACGCGGGCATGTGGATGTGGCTTTCGTGCAGTTCGTTCTTCCAGCAGTTTTTCCATTGCTACTGTCCCGTGCGCTTCGGCAGAAAGGCCGATCCGAACGGAGACTACATTCG GCGTTACCTGCCAGTACTGAAGAACTTCCCGACGCGCTACATTCACGAGCCTTGGAACGCGCCGCTGAGCGTGCAGCGAGCCGCCAAGTGCATAATCGGCCAGGAGTACGCGTTGCCGATGGTCAACCACAGCAAAAGCTCTCGCATCAACGTCGAGCGCATGAAGCGGGTCTACCAGCAGCTCAGCAAGTATCGCGCCAACG GTTTGCTGAGCATCGTGCCAACGACGCCGTCGCTACCCTTCgatcaacagcagcaacagcaggaCGACGacaagaagcagcagcaaaaTTCTCTGAACGTCGATAACTCGCCAAACAACGACTGCCCGGCGTCGCATCTACATCAGCAACAGCTGCAGCAACACGTTCATCAACATCAATATCATTAA
- the LOC100122802 gene encoding cryptochrome-1 isoform X4 yields the protein MTGSQGNDIGCEISCRADIYQQPQKQLQQQHHQQQSQIQQPSPPLVNNDTKSDGLAIQGDGKKHTVHWFRKGLRLHDNPSLREGLAGASTFRCVFVLDPWFAGSANVSINKWRFLLQCLEDLDRSLHQLNSRLFVIRGQPADALPKLFREWGTTSLTFEEDPEPYGRVRDENITTLCKELGITVVQRVSHTLYKLDEIIEKNGGKPPLTYHQFQNVIARMDPPEYPAAAVTAACIGSAYTPLKDDHDDFFGVPTLEELGFDTEGLMAPVWVGGETEALARLERHLERKAWVASFGRPKMTPQSLLPSQTGLSPYLRFGCLSTRLFYYQLADLYKKVGFYIFKDKYICILRLHFKQLYGFWTFIQIKKTIPPLSLHGQLLWREFFYCAATNNPNFDRMHGNPICVQIPWDKNVVALSKWANGQTGFPWIDAIMTQLREEGWIHQLARHAVACFLTRGDLWISWEEGMKVFDELLLDADWSINAGMWMWLSCSSFFQQFFHCYCPVRFGRKADPNGDYIRRYLPVLKNFPTRYIHEPWNAPLSVQRAAKCIIGQEYALPMVNHSKSSRINVERMKRVYQQLSKYRANGMFAEHRANDAVATLRSTAATAGRRQEAAAKFSERR from the exons ATGACGGGTAGCCAGGGCAACGACATCGGCTGCGAAATCAGCTGTCGAGCGGATATCTATCAGCAGCCTCAGAAGCAGCTCCAGCAGCAACATCATCAACAACAGTCCCAGATCCAACAACCATCGCCGCCACTGGTGAACAACGACACCAAAAGCGACGGACTCGCGATTCAGGGCGACGGCAAGAAACACACCGTCCACTGGTTCCGAAAAGGTCTCAGACTTCACGATAACCCTTCGCTCAGGGAGGGACTCGCTGGAGCGTCAACCTTCAGATGCGTCTTCGTGCTCGACCCTTGGTTCGCCGGTAGCGCCAATGTCAGCATTAATAAGTGGAG GTTTCTCCTCCAATGTCTGGAGGACCTCGACCGGTCGCTGCACCAGCTGAACTCGAGGCTCTTCGTGATCAGGGGTCAACCGGCTGACGCGCTGCCGAAGCTCTTCCGAGAATGGGGCACGACGTCGCTCACCTTCGAGGAGGATCCCGAGCCTTACGGCCGCGTCAGGGACGAGAACATCACGACCCTCTGCAAGGAGCTCGGCATTACCGTCGTCCAGAGGGTCTCCCACACCCTCTACAAGCTCGACGA AATAATCGAGAAGAACGGCGGCAAGCCCCCGCTGACGTACCATCAGTTCCAGAACGTGATAGCCCGAATGGACCCGCCCGAGTATCCAGCGGCAGCGGTCACGGCTGCCTGTATCGGCAGCGCTTACACACCCCTCAAGGACGACCACGATGACTTCTTCGGTGTTCCTACCCTCGAGGAGCTCG GTTTCGATACGGAGGGATTGATGGCACCGGTCTGGGTGGGCGGCGAGACCGAAGCTCTAGCCCGGCTGGAACGGCATCTCGAGCGTAAAGCTTGGGTCGCAAGCTTCGGCAGGCCGAAGATGACGCCCCAGTCGCTGCTACCCAGCCAGACTGGGCTCTCGCCGTATCTGCGGTTCGGATGCCTCAGCACGAGACTGTTCTACTACCAGCTCGCCGACTTGTATAAAAAGGTtggtttttatatttttaaggataaatatatttgtatattaagattgcattttaaacaattGTATGGGTTCTGGACGTTTATACAGATAAAGAAAACAATACCGCCACTATCGCTGCACGGACAGTTGCTCTGGCGCGAGTTTTTCTACTGCGCCGCGACGAATAATCCGAATTTCGATCGGATGCACGGCAACCCCATATGCGTGCAGATACCCTGGGACAAGAATGTTGTGGCTCTCTCCAAGTGGGCTAAC GGCCAGACGGGCTTTCCTTGGATCGATGCGATAATGACGCAGCTGAGGGAGGAGGGCTGGATCCACCAGTTGGCCAGGCACGCGGTCGCTTGTTTCCTCACCAGGGGCGATCTCTGGATCTCGTGGGAGGAGGGCATGAAG GTATTCGACGAGCTTCTGCTGGACGCCGACTGGTCGATAAACGCGGGCATGTGGATGTGGCTTTCGTGCAGTTCGTTCTTCCAGCAGTTTTTCCATTGCTACTGTCCCGTGCGCTTCGGCAGAAAGGCCGATCCGAACGGAGACTACATTCG GCGTTACCTGCCAGTACTGAAGAACTTCCCGACGCGCTACATTCACGAGCCTTGGAACGCGCCGCTGAGCGTGCAGCGAGCCGCCAAGTGCATAATCGGCCAGGAGTACGCGTTGCCGATGGTCAACCACAGCAAAAGCTCTCGCATCAACGTCGAGCGCATGAAGCGGGTCTACCAGCAGCTCAGCAAGTATCGCGCCAACGGTAT GTTTGCTGAGCATCGTGCCAACGACGCCGTCGCTACCCTTCgatcaacagcagcaacagcaggaCGACGacaagaagcagcagcaaaaTTCTCTGAACGTCGATAA